The following are from one region of the Myxocyprinus asiaticus isolate MX2 ecotype Aquarium Trade chromosome 2, UBuf_Myxa_2, whole genome shotgun sequence genome:
- the LOC127451479 gene encoding cytoplasmic polyadenylation element-binding protein 1 isoform X2: MAFSMRENPRLLNCLDSDIPALSTCSNADAFCRMNTMLGNSLDLSGVCTTPTAKYRPDSELSAVRSRMLFPSGGQDSSRGLPDISNWGLGLQSLSLSDWERPWSSHDTEPSPQSNIASLQGILGTPSQLSNKLPSYSNESSIGATDFLEKFPGMARLNSQSFLDSNSISPVDSETSGFSSGSDHLSDLLSSLRISPSVPFLMSSMQRDPLKLALGSRFDHRSSSLTPPPSATPTDGLSHRWPGASIWPNWDLLKTPESPFSIEREAWLHRQAASINEATFTWSGQLPPRHYQTPIYSCKVFLGGVPWDITEAGLVNTFKCYGPLSVEWPGKDGKHPRCPPKGNMPKGYVYLVFESEKSVRALLQDCTEDLLHPEGYSEYYFKMSSRRMRCKDAQVIPWVISDSNFVSCPSQRLDPRNTVFVGALHGMLNAEALASIMNDLFGGVVYAGIDTDKHKYPIGSGRVTFNNQRSYLKAVSAAFIEIKTPKFTKKVQIDPYLEDAICQSCSREPGPFFCRDKTCFKYYCRSCWHRQHSMDILSNHRPLMRNQKKRDSN, translated from the exons ATGGCGTTTTCTATG AGAGAAAATCCCAGACTTCTTAACTGCCTGGACTCTGACATTCCAGCCCTGTCTACATGCAGCAATGCAGATGCATTCTGCAGGATGAACACCATGCTGGGCAATTCACTGGACCTCAGTGGGGTGTGCACAACTCCTACTGCCAAGT ATCGTCCGGACTCGGAACTGTCTGCGGTCCGAAGCAGGATGCTTTTTCCCAGCGGTGGCCAGGATTCGTCCAGGGGTCTGCCCGATATCAGTAACTGGGGTCTGGGCCTACAGTCACTCAGCCTGTCTGACTGGGAGAGACCGTGGAGCAGCCATGATACAGAACCTTCTCCACAGAGCAACATAGCCTCAC TACAAGGGATTTTGGGTACTCCCAGTCAGCTTTCAAACAAGCTTCCAAGCTACTCCAATGAGTCCTCCATTGGTGCCACAGACTTCCTAGAAAAGTTTCCAGGCATGGCACGCTTAAATTCTCAGTCTTTCCTGGACTCTAACTCCATCAGCCCTGTGGACTCTGAGACCAGCGGCTTCAGCTCTGGTTCTGATCACCTCTCAGACCTGTTG TCGTCTTTGAGGATCTCTCCGTCTGTGCCCTTCCTTATGTCCAGTATGCAGAGGGATCCCCTTAAGCTAGCTCTGGGCTCTCGTTTTGACCACAGAAGCTCTTCCCTCACACCACCACCCAGTGCCACCCCAACAGATGGTCTGTCCCACCGCTGGCCTGGTGCCTCCATCTGGCCCAACTGGGACCTTCTAAAGACCCCTGAGAGCCCCTTCAGCATTGAAAGAGAGGCCTGGCTTCACAGACAGGCTGCCT CAATCAATGAAGCTACTTTCACATGGAGTGGACAGCTGCCCCCCAGACACTACCAAACCCCCATCTACTCCTGTAAGGTCTTTTTAGGTGGTGTTCCCTGGGACATTACAGAAG CTGGCTTGGTAAACACTTTTAAATGTTATGGCCCTCTGAGTGTGGAGTGGCCAGGTAAGGATGGCAAGCACCCTCGCTGCCCTCCGAAAGGTAATATGCCCAAAG gttatgtgtaCTTGGTGTTTGAGTCGGAGAAGTCTGTGCGTGCCCTGCTCCAGGACTGCACGGAGGACCTGCTCCATCCTGAGGGCTATAGCGAGTATTACTTCAAAATGTCCAGCAGGAGGATGCGCTGCAAAGAT GCACAGGTGATCCCTTGGGTGATTTCTGACAGTAACTTTGTGAGTTGCCCCTCTCAGAGGCTGGACCCTCGGAACACTGTTTTTGTAGGAGCTCTGCATGGCATGCTCAATGCTGAAGCCCTGGCCAGCATAATGAATGATCTGTTTGGAGGAGTTGTGTATGCAGGCATTGACACAGACAAGCACAAATACCCAATTG GCTCTGGGCGTGTAACCTTTAACAACCAACGCAGTTACCTGAAAGCAGTGAGTGCTGCGTTTATTGAGATCAAGACACCCAAATTTACAAAGAAG GTTCAGATTGACCCATACCTAGAGGATGCCATCTGTCAATCATGCAGTCGTGAGCCTGGGCCGTTCTTCTGCAGGGACAAG ACCTGCTTTAAATACTACTGTCGCTCCTGCTGGCATCGGCAGCATTCCATGGACATCCTCAGCAACCACCGCCCTCTGATGAGAAACCAGAAGAAGCGGGACTCCAACTGA
- the LOC127451479 gene encoding cytoplasmic polyadenylation element-binding protein 1 isoform X3 yields MNTMLGNSLDLSGVCTTPTAKCKRDPFNDRPDSELSAVRSRMLFPSGGQDSSRGLPDISNWGLGLQSLSLSDWERPWSSHDTEPSPQSNIASLQGILGTPSQLSNKLPSYSNESSIGATDFLEKFPGMARLNSQSFLDSNSISPVDSETSGFSSGSDHLSDLLSSLRISPSVPFLMSSMQRDPLKLALGSRFDHRSSSLTPPPSATPTDGLSHRWPGASIWPNWDLLKTPESPFSIEREAWLHRQAASINEATFTWSGQLPPRHYQTPIYSCKVFLGGVPWDITEAGLVNTFKCYGPLSVEWPGKDGKHPRCPPKGYVYLVFESEKSVRALLQDCTEDLLHPEGYSEYYFKMSSRRMRCKDAQVIPWVISDSNFVSCPSQRLDPRNTVFVGALHGMLNAEALASIMNDLFGGVVYAGIDTDKHKYPIGSGRVTFNNQRSYLKAVSAAFIEIKTPKFTKKVQIDPYLEDAICQSCSREPGPFFCRDKTCFKYYCRSCWHRQHSMDILSNHRPLMRNQKKRDSN; encoded by the exons ATGAACACCATGCTGGGCAATTCACTGGACCTCAGTGGGGTGTGCACAACTCCTACTGCCAAGTGCAAGAGAGATCCTTTTAATG ATCGTCCGGACTCGGAACTGTCTGCGGTCCGAAGCAGGATGCTTTTTCCCAGCGGTGGCCAGGATTCGTCCAGGGGTCTGCCCGATATCAGTAACTGGGGTCTGGGCCTACAGTCACTCAGCCTGTCTGACTGGGAGAGACCGTGGAGCAGCCATGATACAGAACCTTCTCCACAGAGCAACATAGCCTCAC TACAAGGGATTTTGGGTACTCCCAGTCAGCTTTCAAACAAGCTTCCAAGCTACTCCAATGAGTCCTCCATTGGTGCCACAGACTTCCTAGAAAAGTTTCCAGGCATGGCACGCTTAAATTCTCAGTCTTTCCTGGACTCTAACTCCATCAGCCCTGTGGACTCTGAGACCAGCGGCTTCAGCTCTGGTTCTGATCACCTCTCAGACCTGTTG TCGTCTTTGAGGATCTCTCCGTCTGTGCCCTTCCTTATGTCCAGTATGCAGAGGGATCCCCTTAAGCTAGCTCTGGGCTCTCGTTTTGACCACAGAAGCTCTTCCCTCACACCACCACCCAGTGCCACCCCAACAGATGGTCTGTCCCACCGCTGGCCTGGTGCCTCCATCTGGCCCAACTGGGACCTTCTAAAGACCCCTGAGAGCCCCTTCAGCATTGAAAGAGAGGCCTGGCTTCACAGACAGGCTGCCT CAATCAATGAAGCTACTTTCACATGGAGTGGACAGCTGCCCCCCAGACACTACCAAACCCCCATCTACTCCTGTAAGGTCTTTTTAGGTGGTGTTCCCTGGGACATTACAGAAG CTGGCTTGGTAAACACTTTTAAATGTTATGGCCCTCTGAGTGTGGAGTGGCCAGGTAAGGATGGCAAGCACCCTCGCTGCCCTCCGAAAG gttatgtgtaCTTGGTGTTTGAGTCGGAGAAGTCTGTGCGTGCCCTGCTCCAGGACTGCACGGAGGACCTGCTCCATCCTGAGGGCTATAGCGAGTATTACTTCAAAATGTCCAGCAGGAGGATGCGCTGCAAAGAT GCACAGGTGATCCCTTGGGTGATTTCTGACAGTAACTTTGTGAGTTGCCCCTCTCAGAGGCTGGACCCTCGGAACACTGTTTTTGTAGGAGCTCTGCATGGCATGCTCAATGCTGAAGCCCTGGCCAGCATAATGAATGATCTGTTTGGAGGAGTTGTGTATGCAGGCATTGACACAGACAAGCACAAATACCCAATTG GCTCTGGGCGTGTAACCTTTAACAACCAACGCAGTTACCTGAAAGCAGTGAGTGCTGCGTTTATTGAGATCAAGACACCCAAATTTACAAAGAAG GTTCAGATTGACCCATACCTAGAGGATGCCATCTGTCAATCATGCAGTCGTGAGCCTGGGCCGTTCTTCTGCAGGGACAAG ACCTGCTTTAAATACTACTGTCGCTCCTGCTGGCATCGGCAGCATTCCATGGACATCCTCAGCAACCACCGCCCTCTGATGAGAAACCAGAAGAAGCGGGACTCCAACTGA
- the LOC127451479 gene encoding cytoplasmic polyadenylation element-binding protein 1 isoform X1 yields the protein MAFSMRENPRLLNCLDSDIPALSTCSNADAFCRMNTMLGNSLDLSGVCTTPTAKCKRDPFNDRPDSELSAVRSRMLFPSGGQDSSRGLPDISNWGLGLQSLSLSDWERPWSSHDTEPSPQSNIASLQGILGTPSQLSNKLPSYSNESSIGATDFLEKFPGMARLNSQSFLDSNSISPVDSETSGFSSGSDHLSDLLSSLRISPSVPFLMSSMQRDPLKLALGSRFDHRSSSLTPPPSATPTDGLSHRWPGASIWPNWDLLKTPESPFSIEREAWLHRQAASINEATFTWSGQLPPRHYQTPIYSCKVFLGGVPWDITEAGLVNTFKCYGPLSVEWPGKDGKHPRCPPKGNMPKGYVYLVFESEKSVRALLQDCTEDLLHPEGYSEYYFKMSSRRMRCKDAQVIPWVISDSNFVSCPSQRLDPRNTVFVGALHGMLNAEALASIMNDLFGGVVYAGIDTDKHKYPIGSGRVTFNNQRSYLKAVSAAFIEIKTPKFTKKVQIDPYLEDAICQSCSREPGPFFCRDKTCFKYYCRSCWHRQHSMDILSNHRPLMRNQKKRDSN from the exons ATGGCGTTTTCTATG AGAGAAAATCCCAGACTTCTTAACTGCCTGGACTCTGACATTCCAGCCCTGTCTACATGCAGCAATGCAGATGCATTCTGCAGGATGAACACCATGCTGGGCAATTCACTGGACCTCAGTGGGGTGTGCACAACTCCTACTGCCAAGTGCAAGAGAGATCCTTTTAATG ATCGTCCGGACTCGGAACTGTCTGCGGTCCGAAGCAGGATGCTTTTTCCCAGCGGTGGCCAGGATTCGTCCAGGGGTCTGCCCGATATCAGTAACTGGGGTCTGGGCCTACAGTCACTCAGCCTGTCTGACTGGGAGAGACCGTGGAGCAGCCATGATACAGAACCTTCTCCACAGAGCAACATAGCCTCAC TACAAGGGATTTTGGGTACTCCCAGTCAGCTTTCAAACAAGCTTCCAAGCTACTCCAATGAGTCCTCCATTGGTGCCACAGACTTCCTAGAAAAGTTTCCAGGCATGGCACGCTTAAATTCTCAGTCTTTCCTGGACTCTAACTCCATCAGCCCTGTGGACTCTGAGACCAGCGGCTTCAGCTCTGGTTCTGATCACCTCTCAGACCTGTTG TCGTCTTTGAGGATCTCTCCGTCTGTGCCCTTCCTTATGTCCAGTATGCAGAGGGATCCCCTTAAGCTAGCTCTGGGCTCTCGTTTTGACCACAGAAGCTCTTCCCTCACACCACCACCCAGTGCCACCCCAACAGATGGTCTGTCCCACCGCTGGCCTGGTGCCTCCATCTGGCCCAACTGGGACCTTCTAAAGACCCCTGAGAGCCCCTTCAGCATTGAAAGAGAGGCCTGGCTTCACAGACAGGCTGCCT CAATCAATGAAGCTACTTTCACATGGAGTGGACAGCTGCCCCCCAGACACTACCAAACCCCCATCTACTCCTGTAAGGTCTTTTTAGGTGGTGTTCCCTGGGACATTACAGAAG CTGGCTTGGTAAACACTTTTAAATGTTATGGCCCTCTGAGTGTGGAGTGGCCAGGTAAGGATGGCAAGCACCCTCGCTGCCCTCCGAAAGGTAATATGCCCAAAG gttatgtgtaCTTGGTGTTTGAGTCGGAGAAGTCTGTGCGTGCCCTGCTCCAGGACTGCACGGAGGACCTGCTCCATCCTGAGGGCTATAGCGAGTATTACTTCAAAATGTCCAGCAGGAGGATGCGCTGCAAAGAT GCACAGGTGATCCCTTGGGTGATTTCTGACAGTAACTTTGTGAGTTGCCCCTCTCAGAGGCTGGACCCTCGGAACACTGTTTTTGTAGGAGCTCTGCATGGCATGCTCAATGCTGAAGCCCTGGCCAGCATAATGAATGATCTGTTTGGAGGAGTTGTGTATGCAGGCATTGACACAGACAAGCACAAATACCCAATTG GCTCTGGGCGTGTAACCTTTAACAACCAACGCAGTTACCTGAAAGCAGTGAGTGCTGCGTTTATTGAGATCAAGACACCCAAATTTACAAAGAAG GTTCAGATTGACCCATACCTAGAGGATGCCATCTGTCAATCATGCAGTCGTGAGCCTGGGCCGTTCTTCTGCAGGGACAAG ACCTGCTTTAAATACTACTGTCGCTCCTGCTGGCATCGGCAGCATTCCATGGACATCCTCAGCAACCACCGCCCTCTGATGAGAAACCAGAAGAAGCGGGACTCCAACTGA